ACCCTGTGTCCTTAATGTGCCCGGTCCCAGGAAAGAAATCCCCAAATTTATGGAAGGATACCGTCATGACTCTGTCAGTGGCGTAAAATGCCTCCTCAACCCCATCTCCATGGTGAACATCAATATCTACATAGAGTACACGCTGCCCAGTGACAACAAATGAAGTGCTCAGCCAAATATAACAGTGTGTAAGCCCAGAAACATTAAAATCTAATACCCCAAAGCTCGAAATTCAAAACCTAATAGCAAAATGAGAACAACCAAACAATGTTCGGTTCAAAGAATaatataatgataatgataGCTAAGAGTAAAAAGCCAAGGTAACTAAATATTCAAGGATTTGATTTAGGTGCTGTAGAAAAAACTATAGCATAAAAGGTCTGTACTTTTTTCAACGGACTAAATATAATATTCAAAGCAGAAAACAGAACGGTTCGTAATCATTAAGCTCAGCAACCCAGAAATCAATAAAGCTCAAAGACTTGATCACACCAAATATACACAACAATTTTAGAACAATGCAAATCATAATTAACACAAAGCTCAGAAAATCTGAAGCAAATGTATCCGATAGCATATTAACAATGACTTggatgaaaaaacaaaaaattaagaaaaacagagtaaatcaaaaatcaaaaaataccCTGTGAACTTTTAGAAGCTCGAGAATGCCGAGCACTATGTCGTTGACGTAGCAGAAGCCGGAGGCCTCGGCCTTCTTGGCGTGGTGGAGGCCGCCGGCCCAGTTGAGGGCGATATCGGCGTCTCCACGGTTGAGCTTGACGGCGGCGCCGATGGAGCCGCCGGCGGAGGCCTGGCAGAACCCGAAGAGACCGTCGAAGACCGGACAGTCCTCGCCGACATTGAAGCGCTTGAGGTGGCGCGAGAAGACCGGGTCGTTAAGGGTCACCGGCGTGACGGAGGCCAGGAAGTCCACGTACTCCAGCGAGTGGAACCTCCTGATATCGGCGGGCCCCGCCGGAAACGGCCGGTTGATCTCCATCCGACGGTGGAGCGCGTAGTGGACGATGAGGTTGTGGGCCATCCGGATCCTGTGGGGCTTCATCGGATGCCCCTGCCCGTAGTAGTAATCCCCTATGCTCGGCTCGTAGAAGTAGCTTACTCGCCTCTTCTTCGCGTCTGGCCCCGATGGCAGCGACGCGCCCTCTATGCTATCGGCCATAACCACCACCTaagcgctctctctctctctctctctctctgtgtccgTGTTAACTCGGGAGAGTGAAATTGTACAACAATAACGATAGAAAGCTTCAGACTTGCATTTATATAatgtttttatgattttttttaattttttatgacatGGCAATTCTAATTAAttctaatcattttttattttttttaattaaatttcgCTTAACAAAGAAtatcaaaataatcaaaatactcatgtttaaaaaataaataaaaacaaacagacAGAAACAACAGTTAAACATTTGTTGACCCACATTTGTTTCAATTTCCAGGAAAATGTAGCATAATTTCAAAAGTTTCGACAACATGCAGAGAAATTCAACCAAATTACATTAATACAAACACCaattattttcagaaaataaagaaatcgAGAACATTAGTACCTCATTGTATATTAAGACCTTGCCTCGGGATTCACTCAACAAGGCAGCTAAGACTTTGCTGCGGATTTACTGAACAAAACAATGATCGAGGACCTTAACAGTGAGTCTACTCATACAACCTCACAACCTCAggaaaacaagtaaaatttcATTCATAACTCTCAGCCTGAAAAAGCAAGGTTTCATATATTTCACAAAGGTAAAGTTTCCTTCAGAACCTGCATAAAAGGGACGGAAACCCATTACTAAAGAGTGTCCAAAAGActacaaaagcaaaataaatacaAGTTATAGCGATATCTCTCAACTCCCCCGGGGTGCTTAAGCTGGAAACCCATTACAAAAGAGTGTCCAAAAGAGTGCTTAAGCTGGCTTTCAATCGGTGCCTGAGGTCTTGTGACTTAGCCTGTTCTTTTTCCAAATCCTCCAGTGTGCTAACTAGTTGCACCTCGACAAACTCACGGTTTACTtgacactcaaaaagttcggcCCAGGCATCCTTAAGTTTGCCACGAGCCTCAACTAATTCGGCCTTACAGGTGGAAAACTCTTCCTCGACAGAACCAAGATTTGCCCTAACAGCATTAATCTCTCCCCTCACCCGAGCTCTTATAGCACAGACATTGTCCAGTAGTTCGGCATGCATCGCCTCAAGCCTACTAGCTCGAGCCCTCTCAAACTCGACTTCCTTACGAGCGACAACGAGTTCTACCTCCTTGTCTTTCAAAGCATTCTCCAACTCGGATCTTGTGCTCTTTTTGGATTTCTCATACTCTGAGGCAACAGCCATGAGATTTAAAGAACTCTGAAACATTAGACCAACACTCATCGTTACAtgagaaaaattgaaaggtAAGTATAAAACAAAGAGCAAAAATGAAGAAACATTTACCTCTATCTGCGAGTGTAGGAACTCTTCAAGTAAACTCTCAGCTGATATCTGGCCCCTCCCCCCCGTGTAGCCTTCAGGAATAAGTCCCATAAGAACCGCAACAGGGACCCCAGGAAAGGGAGCACACCTGTCCATGGCAGTTGTCGAAGGATGCGATCCCAATTGAGCCAACCTCTCTATGTAGTCTTCGGGAATAAGTTCCTTAAGAGCTGCAACGGGGTCCCCAAGAAGGGGAGCCCACCTGTCCATGGTAGTTGTCGAAGGATGCGATCCCAATTGAGCCAACTTCTCTATGTACTTCTCTATGTAGTCTTCGGGAATAAGTTCCTTAAGAGCCGCAACGGGGTCCCCAAGAAGGGGAGCCCACCAATCCGCGGTAGTTGTCTTAGGACGCGATCCTAAGTCTTCCCCTTCACTATGATCAGAAACCGCAGGACGCGATCCTAAGTGTTCCCCTTCACTATGATCAGAAACCTCTTGAAGCCCTACCGCACCCAAAGGCTGTGAAGCACCCACACTTGGGACATCGCTCACCTCCGTGACCGGAACTTGAGTGTCTGAGGGACATGAGATTCTGGTTTGGGGATGATTAATCCCAGCAGATCCCAGGACTTGTGTGCCCGAAGTCTGAGGGGTCCCTGCCCTCAGAGCTTGTGCAGTCAAGGGATGCAACCCAGGGGGTCTGGCGGTTGGCTCAGACATCTTTGACCTTAGCTCATCCGAAAGCCGTAGATTTCTGGAAACCGAAGGGACTTTCACTTCCAGAGACTCTAGAAACTTGACCTCATGAGAACCACCTTCAACTTTCCACAATGGCTTAGCTGTCTTGAAGTGTGGCTGGGTGGAAGGCTGATCCAGATCAGGCTTATCTAGAAAAGAGAATAAGttagaaaacaaatttggaTCAGTATGTTGAGGCTTCTCGTCTTCATCAGGATATGAGTCATACTCCTCACCATTCCATATGCGAGGTTTTGGCCTTTGATCCGTGCTCTCTTCCGCCTACATCCAACAAACCTCCAGTAAGATCAAAACAAAGAGAGATAGTGAAGAGGTGATACtgagaaaatataaatgagAAATTCAATACGTGCCACCAACCTCTTCCGGGACTTGTGTGATGGGTGGTGTTGTCTGAAAAGGTACACTAGGCACATGCGGTAATCTTGAAAGTTGCTCTAGCAGCGTATTCCTGAAAATTACACCAAGTTGATCAAAATATCTGTCAAACAAAAATGTAAATGAAAGTAGAACATAGCTACACCAAGAATGAAAATGATGGACTCAAACAACCAACACAATATACTGGACAATGGACAACATTATAGGAAGATGCTTTCTCAGCAGTGACACACAACGTACGCACAGAAAAACACAACACAGAGGAAGATTATTTGAGACAAAAGTATGACGTTTCAGTTAATTGGTGTCAAGGCttactaaaaattttaaagaaattcactaacatGAACTATAACAGTGTGTATAAGCAAGTAATACATATTATCAGACAGGGtggaaaataaaaggcaaaaaacaCACTACTTAAATTGTACCTTATTTTCTCCATATCTTTGAGTGAGTTTAGATTCTTCATGTTGCATGGTTCAACGTGAAGAGTATAATCTGGGCCAAAATACTCATAATATTCATTGTAAGGCAATTTATTATCAGGCTCCACTCCAACTGCAACTGCTGTCTGTGACAAAGTAAcaaattaactcataaaaatgatATCTCATCGCCTATAAAAGTTATTAAGGAGTGTGCCAAAAAGGTAGAGAGACAAAGTAACACAATGAAGAGGAATACCTCATAGCACCAGCACCGGGCAACATTGGGGACTGTATACCCTCCACCACCCAAGACCATCAGACGCACGTTGAAAGATCTAAGAAAATGAAGGCAATCGGCATGGCCCTTCACAGACAAGTTGAAGCACCCCAACCTGTCACCAGACAACGAATCTGCTCCACATTGAAGCACAACCGCCTCCGGCTCATAGACCTCCATGACTTTTTGAATGATGGGCCGAAACAGACAACGGAAACTCTTGTCATCCATTCCATCATTTAATGGGACATTCAGGGCGTAGCTCTTCCCAATCCCACTCCCTGTGTCCTTAATTTGCCCGGTCCCCGGAAAGAAATCCCCAAATTTATGGAAGGACACCGTCATGACTCTGTCAGTGGCGTAAAATGCCTCCTCAACCCCATCTCCATGGTGAACATCAATATCTACGTAAAGTACACGCTACCCAGTGACAACAAACGAATCAATTGCTCAGCCAAACATACCAATTTGTAAGTCCAGCAATATTAAAATCTAATCTAATACCCAAAAACTAACTAAGCTTGAAATTCAAAACCCAATAGCAAAATAAGAACAACCAGAGAATGTTCTGTTCAAAGaagaaataataatagtaatcatTATTGTTAAGAATGATTCAAGCCAAGCTACAAGCCGACAACTAAGTATCCAAAGCAAAACAGAGGATGATTCATAAGAATTTATCTCAGCAACAACCAAAACACTACCCAGAAATCAATAAAGCTCAAAACTTGATCACACCCAAATACACACAAGACAATATTAGTACAATGTATAGCGTAATTAACACAGAGCTCAAAAAATCTGAAGCAAATGTATCCCGACAATGAGTTggatataaaaataaacacaaaacagaGAAATCCAAAAATACCCTGTGAACTTTGAGAAGCTCGAGAATGCCAAGCACGATGTCGTTGACGTAGCAGAAACCGGAGGCCTCGGCCTTCTTGGCGTGGTGGAGGCCGCCGGCCCAGTTGAGGGCGATGTCGGCGTCGGCGAGGTTGAGCTTAACGGCGGCGCCAATGGAGCCGCCGGCGGAGGCCTGGCAGAAGCCGAAGAGGCCGTCGAATACCGGGCAGTCGTCGCAGACGTTGAAGCGCTTGCGGTGGCGCGAGAAGTCCGGGTCGGTGAGGGTCACCGGCGTGACGGAGGCGAGGAAGTCCACGTACTCCTGCGAGTGGAACTGCCTGATATCGGCGGGCCCCTCCGGAAATGGCCGGTTGATCTCCATCCGACGATGGAGCTGGTATTGGACGATGAGGTTGTGGGCCACCCGGATCCTGTGGGGCTTCATCGGATGCTCCTGCCCGTAGTTGTACTCCCCTATGCTCGGCTCATAGAAGTAGCTCACTCGCCTCTTCTTTGCGTCCGGCCCCGATGGCAGCGACACGCCTTCTCTGTCATCGTCCATAACCATCACCAAAACCCTCTCTCTCACCTTAATGATTCATGAACAAAAGCTTCGGACTTTGCATTTATTCATGTATGATATATCCATCGTTATATTTGAATTTGTACGTGTTAACTTAAATGTATTTGCCTTGtgaactttttaaaaatattgaggTAAGacgaaaatgaaaattatttttgtatttatatgaGTTTTATCATGTATgcttttgaattgtttattaatgttttattttaataaaaaaaattaaagataaaaaaaggaaattcccgtaaaaaaaattgtgaaaatttttCATTATTCCATTAAACATGAATATTCTATGATCTTACAATATCATGAATAACAACAAAATATTCTTCCGTTTAAATTTTTTCCAACGCTTATTATTGAGAGCCACCTTCGTCAAATAATAAGCGTTTGTATTAGCTTCTTTTTTAACATGGTGAACATGCCATGAAATGAGGCTATTTAATAAAGTCTTCAAATCATTAATATACTGATTCCATGATTTACACAGTTACAAATTTACGTGGCacaagactttttttttaaaaaaaaaatttaaataagtcGCGTAGTTGTGTCAATCTTAGCTTGTAATTAACTACACTAATTCAATTTTAACGATTTGGTTAAAAGGGTAAAAGGAAGGTAGTATTGACATTTGGACAACATTTAAACTACATTTAGAACATATacgaaccaaaaaaaaaaaaaagaattctacTTGCATTATGGAAAGGATCAAGCGTTCCAATTAGGGACCCAGGATTTCGTGGGCTCAACAGCCCAATCTACGAACAGTGGGCCATGTGTCTAACAGGATGATGTCCACACACAAGTGGGCCAACCTTGGCACCCGGCCCATCATTGGGAAGCAAACCTCGTAAAGGAGAGAGGAGTAGAGCCTATGTCTCACTGGCTGATATAGGGGTGTTCAAAGAGTTATAACCCtcggttattggctataaccatAATCGCAACCGATTTGGAcggttattgatttttaataaccgcaaccgcctaggcggttatcagttattttataatcaacggttagcggttattcaatccaTTAACTGCGCAattatgaccttttttttttaaatgggcttTTCGacttttttaagtgttttgggcctttaatttgctattttttatcttattttacaGGTTTAAGGCCAAAAcgtttccaaaaaaataaaaaaataaaaatggccGAATAAATTCTAGCCAAAAAACATGGCTAAAAAAACATagcccaaatccattaatccaaattcaaatgaaaaaattaaaaagacaaatcccAAATCTTACTTCATCTTGCCGTTTTGGATGTTTCATTTAAtagtttattaatatatatatttatattaggGTTAAACACCTAATACCCCTGGAGTTtaggaactttatttttacccccctggggtttcatttttatcacaagaccCCCCTGggattttgataaatgaccaagttagttcatccgttagttgaccgttatgactgacacgtgaaccaatcagatgttgacacgtggcacatatttaattttaaatttttttttttttttttttaaaaaaaatgaaaatgaaaaaaattgccCGGGGGTGGCTCgtccacccccatccggccaaatgggggtggcctgggccaaaggccacccccaaatggccaagagccacccccaatttttttttttctttttttttaaaaataaataaataaataaatacgtgccacgtgtcaacatctgattggtccacgtgtcagtcctaacggtcaactaacgaatggattaacttggtcatttatcaaaacccaggGGGgttttgtgataaaaatgaaaccccgggggtaaaaataaagttcctaAATCCCAGggagtattaggtatttaaccctttatattattatatatcaaTAAAGGCGGTTATCGGTTATAACCGCATTTCCTTACCCTTAAAACCACTAACTGCAACCACCCTAattggttagcggtttttaataACACCAAATTGATTAACGATTATCGATTATCGGTTTGCAGTTATAATCGATTATCGGTTGGTGGGTCGGTTATAACCGACCAGCTTGAACACCCTTAACTGGCTCAACAATTTGTCTATATTCTCTGTTCTTTTTAGTTGTTGGATTTGAGCAAGTGATAACCCAATCCAATTGAAACAATGGCCCAATCACGATATGCTACATGTAGGGGCTCTATATATATTGGGCTACAATGGGTCGCAATTGCAATTATTTTCTCTTCATCGCCACCCCCAATTGGTTTAGACAgttacttattttaaataatcGCAATTTAATAACCggtaaatattttttataaaaattcaaaacaccattttttttagCCATAATTTTCATGATATTTTTATAGGTTGatatttgttcaaatttaattatatttttatactttcaataaaaataaataaaaaaattgcatgttcatAATTGATTAcatcaaattttgatttttttttttcagaaagatttttaaatcattAGTGGGAAAttaatctaattaattattgtttatcATTATGCTTACATC
This genomic interval from Corylus avellana chromosome ca3, CavTom2PMs-1.0 contains the following:
- the LOC132173490 gene encoding histone deacetylase 6-like, with translation MVMDDDREGVSLPSGPDAKKRRVSYFYEPSIGEYNYGQEHPMKPHRIRVAHNLIVQYQLHRRMEINRPFPEGPADIRQFHSQEYVDFLASVTPVTLTDPDFSRHRKRFNVCDDCPVFDGLFGFCQASAGGSIGAAVKLNLADADIALNWAGGLHHAKKAEASGFCYVNDIVLGILELLKVHRRVLYVDIDVHHGDGVEEAFYATDRVMTVSFHKFGDFFPGTGQIKDTGSGIGKSYALNVPLNDGMDDKSFRCLFRPIIQKVMEVYEPEAVVLQCGADSLSGDRLGCFNLSVKGHADCLHFLRSFNVRLMVLGGGGYTVPNVARCWCYETAVAVGVEPDNKLPYNEYYEYFGPDYTLHVEPCNMKNLNSLKDMEKIRNTLLEQLSRLPHVPSVPFQTTPPITQVPEEAEESTDQRPKPRIWNDKPDLDQPSTQPHFKTAKPLWKVEGGSHEVKFLESLEVKVPSVSRNLRLSDELRSKMSEPTARPPGLHPLTAQALRAGTPQTSGTQVLGSAGINHPQTRISCPSDTQVPVTEVSDVPSVGASQPLGAVGLQEVSDHSEGEHLGSRPAVSDHSEGEDLGSRPKTTTADWWAPLLGDPVAALKELIPEDYIEKYIEKLAQLGSHPSTTTMDRWAPLLGDPVAALKELIPEDYIERLAQLGSHPSTTAMDRCAPFPGVPVAVLMGLIPEGYTGGRGQISAESLLEEFLHSQIESSLNLMAVASEYEKSKKSTRSELENALKDKEVELVVARKEVEFERARASRLEAMHAELLDNVCAIRARVRGEINAVRANLGSVEEEFSTCKAELVEARGKLKDAWAELFECQVNREFVEVQLVSTLEDLEKEQAKSQDLRHRLKASLSTLLDTLL